A single region of the Mycoplasma mycoides subsp. mycoides SC str. PG1 genome encodes:
- a CDS encoding FAD synthetase, translating to MIYINDSFDKLEKLNTKKAIITIGNFDGFHIFHQKIINQVINIAKQENLTSIVMSFDKKIKNNKTYTNLATKKQKLEFINTKLTDLDYFIDIKVDDSLIKTTKDQFIDILLSKLNVIKIVEGQDFTFGYLSQGNINDLIRVFSKENVIIFKRDNDISSTKIKKLLDENLVDKAQELLGIDLKLK from the coding sequence ATGATATATATTAATGACTCCTTTGATAAATTAGAAAAACTAAATACTAAAAAAGCAATTATTACTATTGGTAATTTTGATGGTTTTCATATTTTTCATCAAAAAATTATCAATCAAGTAATTAATATAGCAAAACAAGAAAATTTAACTAGTATAGTAATGTCTTTTGATAAAAAAATTAAAAATAACAAAACTTATACTAATCTAGCAACTAAAAAACAAAAATTGGAATTCATTAATACTAAATTAACAGATTTAGATTATTTTATTGATATAAAAGTTGATGATAGTTTAATCAAAACAACTAAGGATCAATTTATAGATATTTTATTAAGCAAATTAAATGTTATTAAAATAGTTGAAGGTCAAGACTTTACATTTGGTTATTTATCTCAAGGAAATATCAATGATTTAATTAGAGTTTTTAGTAAAGAAAATGTGATTATTTTTAAAAGAGATAATGATATTTCTTCAACAAAAATAAAAAAACTACTAGATGAAAATCTAGTAGATAAAGCTCAAGAATTATTAGGAATAGATCTAAAATTAAAATAG